In Gossypium hirsutum isolate 1008001.06 chromosome D06, Gossypium_hirsutum_v2.1, whole genome shotgun sequence, one genomic interval encodes:
- the LOC107900402 gene encoding uncharacterized protein translates to MASPSPQIDSHREQAEIYNGEALCNQKARELFDKFRLPKGLLPMNDLNEMGFNSITGFLWLRQQKKSEFKFKSIGKTVAYETEVTAFVEDRRMRRLTGIKTKEMMIWITISDISIDDNDPTKITFSSSSGLSKTFPVEAFEDEDQSK, encoded by the coding sequence ATGGCGTCACCGTCGCCCCAAATAGACAGTCACCGAGAGCAGGCTGAAATTTACAATGGGGAGGCTCTTTGCAATCAAAAGGCGCGGGAGCTGTTCGATAAGTTTCGTCTGCCCAAAGGACTGCTGCCTATGAACGACCTGAATGAGATGGGGTTCAACTCCATCACCGGCTTCCTCTGGTTGAGACAGCAGAAGAAATCGGAATTCAAATTCAAGTCGATCGGGAAAACTGTAGCATATGAAACAGAGGTGACGGCATTTGTTGAGGATCGTCGGATGCGGAGGCTGACGGGTATCAAAACAAAGGAGATGATGATCTGGATTACAATTTCTGATATTTCTATCGATGATAATGACCCCACTAAGATCACATTTTCTAGTTCATCGGGACTCTCCAAAACTTTTCCGGTCGAAGCTTTTGAAGATGAGGACCAGAGCAAATGA